The following proteins are co-located in the Candidatus Protochlamydia naegleriophila genome:
- a CDS encoding AAA family ATPase: MAIGFARLEFVKRSAGKNACAKAAYNGREQIHFNGTSFSPPMTYDWSFKEKPVYHDILLPKGADPSFKNGKNLWNLVEKKENRINSQVALEMVIALPDDKAISIEDRIELIQTFIEEHLVSKGLAVQVDIHQPEKLKSYSSKTLDVEDLEHNWHAHLLITTRRFDESGLDFEDHKARDLMPAMRTVNSNELSIVQRANAVVVNGVNWGALWTQFQNKFFESKGLDLRVDENGIVSQTHLGPVRMRRRAFDLEEENKLLIALNQEESKDSSAILKKITETRSVFNFSDVERFIQKNVPFDSRDVIRQSFWEQNEIVPLIDSKTQNSTGQFSTRSIIEEEKLILRLADSIQEKKALNLRNKQLEDEASELNSEQLDAFRSIIKGKRLSCIEGHAGTGKSYLLGALKNVYEKESYLVRALGPDDATAQVLKEKGFSSIDNVYRFLFLEHHKKIEVKKNEVWIVDETSKLANRPLSELLKLAKKHDAQLVFAGCTSQLPSVERGGLFTAFCERYGAEELVEIQRQKQLDQRSMAQSLASGQMAAAIDKLVSFGEIKWQETKQESIESLVKAWASDQTAFPNQSFLILAHSNSEVRILNEMARLYRKEKGELSDEEFACQTSAGKIYVSVGDKLEFRKKDNQLGVVNGTVATLVDVSNSQFTVYISDQNRRMTFNPEEYNSFQLGYATTYFRSQGQTVDRAYVLHSPQMNKEKFYVGLTRHVHKATLFVSSDETSCLADLKKQAFRKDKRENTLNFTTEEQIGERQSAMQRQQRILDLKHSSSVVSKVKGHSLGLWDSLKSSISSHYQRSKDLKPKEEFFNPKIDKSISKGLVVKIDDQHKDYSVIKSEVGSSFKEMLSRNSQSQEEVQPATKKDLGVKWQGLDDKGSSLLKGYYSALNQSSALYTLVRSDMTGKDFKTSSHFNEWQKSCVHRNAQAFEVMKTIPKHFVQQAMGGDAFQILQDRASKYESYNSQKQADAVSISDKVREKLDHFLYRLFPDGPTGRDAKGLRFGSKHALSVICKGDEAGCYYDFEKGEGGGPVKLVQHVLSMSREDALKWINEVVDDQTNMRVPSQYHFKGSDKHTGEWQSLKPFNETAPDLEKISPYFNKTYNEVARHAYRDQNGDLLFYTLRLVKKSNPSEKMVLPLTYGQWNGSNEASWCLKAHQADKRSLYKLELINDYPKAKILVVEGEKTADAAQKLYSKESMICVSWQGGSGAVAKADWSSLFGRDIVIWPDNDKAGFKAAESIVSELRKTGVKSIKVVNQEELSNKFPDKWDLADPLPNGMKDQDVHNLISFSREKTIGIGQLTSKTLDKSQALEILWRVEERLWSSLEQSYEERIWDLKHEIYKEFSRLVSHQQVLEAKIQSECQNPELSRRISFQLVLEEAHKGKNGLSIDAMKQILTHGNFNLSKDHIEELDKLIASALSLGMSSESIKKEITSKSIDISNKPAIDSFKAQKTLDNDISI, from the coding sequence ATGGCTATTGGATTTGCACGCTTAGAATTCGTAAAAAGATCAGCAGGAAAAAATGCCTGTGCAAAGGCTGCCTATAATGGTCGAGAGCAAATTCATTTTAATGGTACAAGTTTTTCTCCTCCGATGACCTACGATTGGTCATTTAAAGAAAAGCCTGTTTACCATGATATTCTTTTGCCAAAAGGAGCTGATCCATCGTTTAAAAATGGTAAAAATTTATGGAATTTAGTAGAGAAGAAAGAGAATAGAATCAATTCACAAGTTGCTTTAGAAATGGTGATAGCTTTGCCAGATGATAAGGCTATTTCTATTGAAGATAGAATTGAACTCATACAAACATTTATAGAAGAGCATTTAGTAAGCAAAGGATTAGCAGTCCAGGTTGATATTCATCAACCAGAAAAACTTAAATCTTATTCCTCTAAAACATTAGATGTTGAAGATTTAGAGCACAATTGGCACGCCCATCTTTTAATAACAACCCGTCGATTTGATGAGAGTGGCCTCGATTTTGAAGATCATAAGGCTAGAGATTTGATGCCCGCGATGCGGACAGTAAACTCTAATGAGTTATCCATTGTTCAGCGAGCGAATGCTGTTGTTGTTAATGGGGTAAATTGGGGTGCCTTATGGACACAATTTCAAAATAAATTCTTTGAGTCGAAAGGTCTTGATCTCCGCGTAGACGAAAATGGTATTGTTTCTCAAACCCACTTAGGTCCTGTTCGTATGCGGAGGAGGGCTTTTGACTTAGAAGAAGAAAATAAGCTGCTTATCGCTTTGAATCAAGAAGAGTCTAAAGATTCTTCGGCTATTTTAAAAAAAATCACAGAAACAAGAAGTGTCTTTAATTTTTCTGATGTCGAACGTTTTATACAGAAAAATGTTCCCTTTGATTCAAGAGATGTTATTCGACAAAGTTTCTGGGAACAAAATGAAATCGTTCCTTTAATTGATTCAAAAACACAAAATTCAACCGGTCAATTTTCCACTAGATCTATTATTGAAGAAGAAAAGTTAATTTTACGTTTAGCGGATAGCATCCAAGAAAAAAAGGCTCTTAATTTAAGAAACAAACAACTCGAAGACGAAGCTTCCGAGCTCAACTCAGAGCAATTAGATGCATTTAGAAGTATCATTAAAGGGAAGAGATTATCTTGTATTGAAGGGCACGCAGGAACGGGTAAGAGTTATTTATTAGGGGCTCTTAAAAATGTATATGAGAAAGAAAGTTATTTGGTTAGAGCTTTAGGTCCTGATGATGCAACAGCACAGGTACTTAAGGAAAAGGGATTTTCTTCTATAGATAACGTATATCGCTTTTTATTTTTGGAACATCACAAGAAAATCGAGGTAAAAAAGAATGAAGTTTGGATTGTCGATGAGACTTCCAAGCTAGCAAATCGCCCTTTGTCTGAATTGTTAAAGCTGGCCAAAAAGCATGATGCACAACTCGTTTTTGCAGGTTGTACTTCTCAACTCCCATCCGTTGAAAGAGGAGGCCTTTTTACAGCTTTTTGTGAGCGCTATGGAGCTGAAGAATTGGTAGAAATACAGCGGCAAAAGCAGCTTGATCAAAGGTCCATGGCACAAAGTTTGGCAAGCGGCCAAATGGCAGCGGCAATAGATAAACTAGTTTCTTTTGGGGAAATCAAGTGGCAAGAGACAAAACAGGAAAGTATTGAATCACTTGTTAAAGCGTGGGCTAGTGATCAAACGGCTTTTCCTAATCAGAGTTTTTTGATTTTAGCTCACTCCAATTCTGAAGTACGCATACTGAATGAGATGGCGCGGCTTTATCGGAAAGAAAAAGGTGAGCTGTCTGATGAAGAGTTTGCTTGCCAAACTAGCGCAGGGAAAATTTATGTCAGCGTTGGAGATAAGCTTGAGTTTCGAAAAAAAGATAATCAATTAGGTGTTGTAAATGGAACTGTTGCAACTCTAGTGGATGTTTCAAATAGCCAATTTACCGTTTATATATCCGACCAAAATCGCCGCATGACTTTTAATCCCGAGGAATACAATAGTTTTCAATTGGGATATGCAACTACTTATTTTCGCTCTCAAGGGCAAACTGTAGACCGTGCCTATGTCTTACATTCACCACAAATGAACAAGGAAAAATTCTATGTCGGTCTGACTAGACATGTTCATAAAGCTACTTTATTTGTTTCGTCAGATGAAACCTCTTGTTTAGCAGATCTTAAAAAGCAGGCGTTTCGGAAGGATAAGAGGGAAAACACACTCAATTTCACGACAGAAGAGCAAATAGGAGAAAGACAATCAGCTATGCAAAGGCAGCAGCGCATATTAGATTTGAAACACTCCTCTTCTGTTGTTTCTAAAGTAAAAGGGCATTCGTTAGGCCTTTGGGATTCATTGAAAAGTAGCATCTCGAGTCATTATCAAAGATCAAAAGATTTGAAGCCTAAAGAAGAGTTTTTTAATCCTAAGATCGATAAAAGCATCTCTAAAGGGCTGGTCGTAAAAATTGATGATCAACATAAGGATTACTCAGTTATTAAAAGTGAGGTGGGTAGCTCATTTAAAGAGATGTTGAGTAGAAATTCACAAAGCCAGGAAGAGGTGCAACCAGCTACCAAAAAAGATCTGGGTGTTAAATGGCAGGGGCTGGATGACAAAGGATCTTCTCTTTTAAAGGGATATTATAGTGCCCTTAACCAATCCTCTGCTTTATACACTCTTGTTAGGTCTGATATGACAGGTAAAGATTTTAAGACGTCTTCCCACTTTAACGAATGGCAAAAATCTTGTGTTCATCGAAATGCCCAAGCATTTGAAGTAATGAAAACAATTCCAAAGCATTTCGTTCAGCAGGCAATGGGCGGGGATGCCTTTCAGATTTTGCAGGATAGAGCTTCAAAGTATGAAAGTTACAACTCTCAAAAACAAGCCGATGCAGTTTCCATATCAGATAAAGTCAGAGAAAAACTTGACCACTTTTTGTATCGGCTTTTTCCTGATGGGCCAACAGGGAGAGATGCGAAAGGTTTACGATTTGGATCTAAACATGCCTTATCGGTGATTTGTAAAGGTGATGAGGCTGGATGTTATTACGATTTTGAAAAAGGGGAAGGAGGAGGTCCAGTTAAACTTGTTCAACATGTACTTAGTATGTCTCGTGAGGACGCTTTAAAATGGATTAATGAGGTTGTAGATGACCAAACAAATATGCGTGTTCCTTCACAATATCATTTTAAAGGCTCTGATAAACACACCGGAGAATGGCAAAGCTTAAAACCATTCAATGAAACAGCACCAGATTTAGAAAAAATTTCACCTTACTTCAACAAAACCTATAATGAAGTTGCGCGGCATGCATACCGCGATCAAAACGGAGATCTCTTATTCTACACTTTGCGTTTGGTTAAGAAATCGAATCCCTCCGAAAAAATGGTATTGCCATTAACTTATGGGCAGTGGAATGGATCAAATGAAGCTTCTTGGTGCTTAAAGGCCCATCAAGCTGACAAAAGAAGCTTATATAAGCTTGAGTTGATTAATGATTATCCTAAAGCAAAGATTTTAGTTGTAGAAGGGGAAAAAACAGCTGATGCAGCTCAAAAACTTTATTCAAAAGAGTCTATGATATGTGTCAGTTGGCAGGGCGGATCTGGAGCTGTAGCAAAGGCTGATTGGTCATCTCTTTTTGGAAGAGATATCGTGATTTGGCCAGATAATGATAAAGCTGGCTTTAAAGCAGCAGAGTCGATTGTTTCAGAGCTTAGAAAGACGGGTGTTAAATCTATTAAAGTTGTTAATCAGGAAGAACTATCAAATAAGTTTCCTGATAAATGGGATTTGGCAGACCCTCTTCCCAATGGAATGAAAGATCAAGATGTTCATAATTTAATTTCATTCTCACGAGAGAAAACGATTGGAATAGGCCAACTTACCTCTAAGACATTAGATAAATCTCAAGCACTTGAAATTCTATGGAGAGTAGAAGAAAGACTTTGGAGTTCTCTAGAACAAAGCTATGAGGAGCGTATTTGGGATCTTAAGCATGAGATTTACAAGGAGTTTAGTCGCTTAGTTTCTCATCAGCAAGTGTTGGAGGCTAAAATTCAATCAGAATGCCAAAACCCAGAACTTTCTCGGCGTATTTCTTTTCAACTGGTTTTAGAAGAGGCTCACAAAGGCAAAAACGGGTTGAGTATTGATGCAATGAAACAGATCCTAACTCATGGGAATTTCAATTTAAGCAAAGACCACATTGAAGAATTAGATAAGCTAATAGCCTCTGCTTTGAGTTTAGGGATGAGTTCAGAGTCTATTAAAAAAGAGATAACCTCTAAATCGATTGATATCTCAAATAAGCCAGCGATTGATTCATTCAAAGCTCAAAAGACCTTAGATAATGATATTAGCATTTAA
- a CDS encoding RHS repeat-associated core domain-containing protein, translating to MLCPRHIKRVDPETGWIYFGRRFYDPSNGRWTTTDPLGFADGPNLYAYLHHSPLSAFDAYGFVGEAYRDGCNVATNPNYFDGISNEYSPCFWR from the coding sequence CTGCTTTGTCCCCGACATATCAAGCGGGTCGATCCAGAAACCGGCTGGATCTACTTTGGCAGACGCTTTTATGATCCAAGCAACGGACGCTGGACAACCACCGATCCTCTCGGTTTTGCCGATGGCCCCAACCTCTATGCCTACTTGCATCACAGTCCCCTTTCTGCCTTTGATGCCTACGGCTTCGTCGGCGAAGCGTACCGCGATGGCTGCAATGTAGCAACCAATCCCAACTATTTTGATGGTATCTCCAATGAATATTCCCCCTGTTTTTGGCGATAA